Part of the Vigna unguiculata cultivar IT97K-499-35 chromosome 3, ASM411807v1, whole genome shotgun sequence genome, GTGCCTTTGTCAATATGGTGCCGGTGATAACCTTCATCATGGCATTGCCATTTGGGTATGAAACTTTGAATATGTAGCTATTTTAGAACATGTTTTGACAAATATcttcattaaatcttttaaatggAGGATAAATGCATCATCTTTTTCCTTCTCTTCTGATTCTACCACAGGCTAGAAACAGTGAACATTAAATGCAGAGGTGGGAAAGCGAAGATTCTGGGTACATTTGTGTGTGTAGGAGGGGCATTAGTGTTGACACTTTACAGAGGAAAACCCTTGTTTGATGTGTCTCACTATGAAACAAGAGTTCCTCCGGTAGCCATGAAATCCGCAGTTGACGAAGGTAGTTCTAGTGGTAGAACAGCACAGAAATGGAGCATTGGTGTAATAGCTTTGATGATGGGAACCCTGTTCTGGTCTTTCTGGTTTATTCTACAGTCAAAAATAGGGAAGAGGTATCCTTGCCAGTACTCTAGCACAGCCATCATGACCTTCTTTGGAGCCATGCAAGCAGCTATTCTTGGTTTGTCCACTGGCACCAACTTGTCCTCTTGGATTCTCAAGGATAAGATGCAAATAATCACTGTTCTTTATTCTGTAAGCCACTATCTTTTAAGTTACGCGTAAAACATAATTAGGTAGaacttttacttttaaaacCAAAACTACCACATGttaaacattttttacattttatgaCATTACATAACTTATaaagatattattttcaaatgtttGTAGGGGATAGTTGGGTCAAGTGTGTGCTACGTGGGGATGTCATGGTGCGTGAAGAAGAGGGGTCCAGTCTTTACAGCAGCATTCAGCCCTCTGGTACAGATAATGTCGGGCATGATTGATATACCATACTTGCACGAGCAGCTTCATCTTGGAAGGTAAATTCTTCCACCTGTTCTATAACTTCgccatcatcttcttccacaAAAAACCACTTTTTAATCCTTAAGCTAAATCtcacttctttttcttcttctttagtgTGGTGGGCTCCGTGTTGGTGATGATGGGCTTGTACATTCTTCTTTGGGGCAAAAGCAAGGACATGATGCAGAATACTGACCCTAAGTTCCTCCAACAACCTGAGCAAACCAAGGAACAAGAACCACAAGTATAACGTATATATATTGTTGCTGTAATCTCTCACGTATGGTGCCACGCAATGAATCAAGTGGCACTACTTTATGTTTATCACTTTGGATAATTTCAACCATGTTTCTGTCCTGCAtctcttttcttattttgaCTAGGATACTAATTGTTGCCACTCATACAGATGGAAAAAAAtcagtattttattaatttaaaataaaagataattgtttgaaattgagttaaaataaaatgtgagagattaatttgaatgaaaaaaaattgatgaaaatattttaaattaaaatgtgagtgatttgttaaaaaatgaatgaaaacgTTGAAATgagattttgataaaataaaatgtgaattaaaatgattgtaaaatattatgggttaaaattgtcattcaattaaaatgtgagtgattatttaaaaaaataattcataggAAATGTTAAATTactattgataataaaaaaagtccGCTCTAAAGAGTAAGTGATGGTgatgacataaaaaaaatgattttcaattgCATAGCGACTATTAACAGAGATGACGACACAACGACAGTTGTATACAAATGCTATGTGGCCTTACAAATTGTGATATGGCGATGTAAGAAAAGAACGAAATGTAtgcttaaatttatatattataatataaacattttttacttttaacacACTGATAAGATGGAGGAAAGCACTATAGGTGCAGGAAGTAATTTTAGATCCGAAAACATTTTTTGAAATACACATTCTGCAATGTGTTAAAAAtctatttcaaattaaatattttggaaaGTATTTATGAATTCAGAAATACTTTTCAGTTCATCTAAtatgaacaaaatttaaaaaaaaaggtgcatgattttttattaaatttttaataaggAGTAAGTTAGGAATTGTAGGTTTTATGAGGTGCAGGAATAAAAAAGGGGAGTACAGGAAGAAATGCCTTGAAAAATAAGTGTCCCAAGAGCGGTTTAATTGTATTGAGAATCGACGAACATATAAATAGCatgagaaaaataatgattCTGGCAACCGGTTGTAAGTGAAGTGAGGCTTCGCGCGGTTTCATTTCACCGCAGCAAGTTGGTGACTCTGTTCAAACCTCTCACCGTATCCAAATactacatttttgtttttctccatCCCCTTCTGCAATAAATTAATTTCGTCTTATATATAATCCCAAACCCAATTTAGGTTTAAAGTCTACTCTTTCGAGAAGCAGAAAGGGCATCCATGGCGGAGAAAGCGGTGGCGAAGCTCAAGCTGAAGCCTCGGCGACTCAAAGGCCACGACGATAGCACAACCTGCTGCATTTCCTCACGCGAACGCTCTCATTTCTTAGTCACTTCCGGCGATGTCAGCTCCTTCTCTCTCGCTCTCTCAAATTTCCGTGTGCTATTCTCTTATAATCTTCTATTGCTTCATTACTAATCACCAGGGTTCAGGATTCATCAATCTTTTACTTTACTTTAATCTTTTATCATTTACTTTAATcttttatcattatcattattattttactatttcttaattttaatcaGCACTTCTGTGCATGTTTTTAACACAGGATGGTCGTGTTTGCTGGTTTGACTTGCGATGCCCTGATGTGCCGCAACTAGTTATGGATGTTAGTGTGGAGCCAGTTTCGTCTATTTGTTTCAAGTCAGGTCTGTTTTACttattggttttttattttactttttcatctttgttttcaacttgttattatttttaaaatgcagTTGAGCTATTTTTCGTGCATACCAGTTTTAGGGAGGGAGGGTTTTATAGTGAGAAAGAGAGTGGGATAGTTTGACATTTTGGTGAGATTGTGCTCGGACAGAAGGTTGTACCATGGTTTATTTAGCAAAAGAATTTCAGATTCTTGTCTTGTACTTCATCCTTTTTTATTTGCTGTCTTAAAACCATTTTTCTATCATACATGGGACAAGGGTTTTGCACGTCCACCGGTCCTTTTCTTTTGTGGAGAAATCAAATACATCTAAAGTACAGTAAAATTTGCCATCGATACATCCACCATATGAGTTTAATTAGTTACATCTCTTAAAAAACAATTGACATTTGAATCAGGAATGGAAGATACGATTTATGCCTCCTCTGGAAAGGAAATCAAAGGTTTTGATGTGCGATTGGTAAGCATTATATGGTGTCCAAG contains:
- the LOC114177791 gene encoding WAT1-related protein At3g30340-like, coding for MKNFDEWKPFLVMIAIDFCLTMVNILLKQVLQKGMNHLVFVTYRLSVSTIFLAPISYFKERNRRPRLTFQILCYLFFSAIIGASVTQYFFLLGIQYTSATFACAFVNMVPVITFIMALPFGLETVNIKCRGGKAKILGTFVCVGGALVLTLYRGKPLFDVSHYETRVPPVAMKSAVDEGSSSGRTAQKWSIGVIALMMGTLFWSFWFILQSKIGKRYPCQYSSTAIMTFFGAMQAAILGLSTGTNLSSWILKDKMQIITVLYSGIVGSSVCYVGMSWCVKKRGPVFTAAFSPLVQIMSGMIDIPYLHEQLHLGSVVGSVLVMMGLYILLWGKSKDMMQNTDPKFLQQPEQTKEQEPQV